The following coding sequences are from one Kwoniella bestiolae CBS 10118 chromosome 2, complete sequence window:
- a CDS encoding medium-chain specific acyl-CoA dehydrogenase, mitochondrial, which translates to MSLRTIVPLRRLSGKRKAFNRRWMASAARPATGPVSFALDDDQRGIQELAQSFTRDKIVPAAAEYDRSMAYPLPILKEAHSLGLLNTHIPEAYGGPELGLLECALVSESLAYGCTGIQTAMEANGLAEAPLIVAASHETKMKYLGRMTEEPLMAAYCVTEPGAGTRCEQTRVMPIGFSSWP; encoded by the exons ATGTCGCTCCGAACGATCGTACCTCTCAGACGGCTCTCTGGCAAACGTAAAGCGTTCAACAGAAGGTGGATGGCTAGTGCTGCAAGACCAGCCACGGGac CTGTCAGTTTCGCTCTCGACGATGATCAACGTGGCATAcaag AGCTGGCCCAGTCCTTCACGAGGGACAAGATCgttcctgctgctgctgaatATGATCGATCGATG GCATATCCCCTACCGATCCTGAAAGAAGCCCACTCTTTGGGTTTATTGAACACGCATATTCCAGAAGCA TACGGTGGCCCCGAGCTGGGTTTACTAGAATGCGCATTGGTTTCCGAGTCTCTGGCATACGGCTGTACAGGTATCCAGACAGCCATGGAGG CCAATGGTCTAGCCGAAGCACCGCTGATCGTCGCCGCTTCGCacgagacgaagatgaagtatCTCGGAAGGATGACGGAAGAACCGCTTATGGCTGCTTATTGCGTTACTGAACCCGGAGCCGGGA CAAGATGTG AACAAACGCGGGTCATGCCAATTGGTTT TTCGTCCTGGCCGTGA
- a CDS encoding homoaconitase, mitochondrial, whose amino-acid sequence MVLLPRLTRLGAQQKLAFIQASRQNGRFYATVSNPQTVIEKIVQKYAVDLPQGTKVRAGDYVMIRPEHVMTHDNTGPVISKFLSLSCSKLDNPRQPVFTLDHDVQNKSDTNQNKYKKIEAFAKQHNVDFYPAGRGIGHQIIVEEGYAWPGKMVVASDSHSNHYGGVGCLGTAIVRTDAAGIWATGKFWWQIPRVVSVSLDGKLSPGVTGKDVIVALAGLFNNDEVLNAAIEFTGSGIEHLSIDERLTIANMTTEWGAVAGVFPVDQKLEEWYKGIFKKNELRRFLSAPSTSSMAPVPEPSDPVNSTQPHPRLNPDRLQDAMTNKSSADPGAQYAARLSLDLSTLVPYVSGPNSVKVATALPKLVEDKIKINKAYLVSCTNSRASDIASAAEVLRGKKIANGVEFYIAAASSRVQEDAESAGDWQALIDAGAKTLPAGCGPCIGLGVGLLEKGEVGISATNRNYKGRMGSPEAIAYLASPAVVAASAAKGYICGPDSLDWDTLPKFEKPKISIIEESSDSAAPAEVDEASLEPLLEGFPEYFEGPLLFAPQDNLTTDGMYPGKYTYQDDITPERQAEVVMENYDPSFATTAKSLRTTLPSSESSSTRPGAILLSGYNFGTGSSREQAATAIKNAGIPLVICGSFGDIFKRNSINNGLILVESPSLIKEMTERFAKDGVRGKGGKDGKLTVVPQDWKIKVDTRRGKVTVSMGGEGEKTYSAAKVGRSVQELWVNGGLEGFIRASL is encoded by the exons ATGGTCCTCTTACCTCGTCTGACACGCTTGGGTGCCCAACAGAAATTGGCATTCATACAAGCTTCCCGACAGAACGGCAGATTCTACGCGACCGTCTCAAACCCTCAGACTGTTATTGAGAAGATTGTACAGAAGTATGCAGTGGATCTACCGCAGGGTACCAAAGTGAGAGCGGGAGATTATGTGATGATTAGGCCAGAGCATGT CATGACCCACGACAACACCGGTCCAGTCATCTCCAaattcctctccctctcctgctccaAGCTCGATAATCCCAGACAACCAGTATTCACCCTGGACCACGATGTCCAAAACAAGTCAGATACCAACCAAAACAAGTACAAGAAGATTGAAGCGTTCGCCAAGCAGCACAATGTCGATTTCTACCCTGCCGGTAGGGGTATAGGACATCAGATCATCGTTGAGGAAGGTTATGCTTGGCCTGGGAAGATGGTGGTTGCTTCGGATAGTCATTCGAACCATTatggtggggttgggtgCTTGGGGACTGCCATTGTAAGGACTGATGCTGC AGGTATCTGGGCAACAGGTAAATTCTGGTGGCAAATCCCCCGAGTCGTCTCTGTCTCCCTTGACGGCAAGCTCTCACCAGGAGTAACAGGGAAAGATGTCATCGTAGCTCTGGCCGGTTTATTCAACAACGATGAGGTTCTCAACGCCGCTATCGAATTCACCGGATCAGGTATAGAACATCTCTCAATCGACGAAAGGTTGACAATAGCAAATATGACTACAGAGTGGGGAGCTGTCGCTGGTGTTTTCCCCGTAGATCAAAAATTAGAAGAATGGTATAAAGGTATattcaagaagaacgaaCTACGAAGATTCTTATCTGCCCCAAGCACCTCGTCGATGGCTCCTGTACCTGAACCTTCTGATCCTGTCAACTCCACCCAACCTCACCCTCGACTCAATCCCGATCGATTACAGGATGCTATGACCAACAAATCCTCTGCTGATCCCGGTGCCCAGTATGCTGCAAGATTATCCCTCGACTTGTCAACCCTCGTTCCATATGTATCTGGACCCAATTCAGTCAAGGTCGCTACTGCCTTGCCTAAACTTGTGGAAGATAAAATTAAAATCAACAAGGCGTACTTGGTATCATGTACCAACTCTCGAGCATCAGACATAGCTTCAGCAGCTGAAGTGCTGAGGGGAAAGAAAATCGCCAATGGTGTTGAATTTTACATCGCAGCGGCGTCAAGTAGGGTACAGGAAGATGCTGAATCTGCGGGAGACTGGCAAGCCCTCATTGATGCTGGGGCAAAAACCTTGCCAGCGGGATGTGGACCATGTATAGGATTGGGTGTTGGATTGTTGGAGAAAGGTGAAGTTGGTATCAGTGCGACAAACCGAAACTACAAGGGACGAATGGGATCACCCGAAGCTATCGCTTATCTCGCTTCACCTGCTGTCGTAGCTGCCTCTGCTGCGAAGGGGTACATCTGTGGACCGGATTCGCTAGATTGGGACACTCTGCCCAAATTTGAGAAACCAAAGATATCGATAATAGAGGAAAGTTCCGATTCGGCAGCTCCTGCGGAGGTCGATGAAGCTTCCTTGGAACCTTTGTTGGAAGGTTTCCCAGAATACTTTGAAGGTCCTTTGTTGTTTGCTCCTCAAGATAACTTGACAACGGACGGTATGTACCCTGGTAAATACACTTATCAGGACGATATCACCCCCGAAAGACAGGCTGAGGTGGTTATGG AAAACTACGATCCCTCATTCGCTACTACCGCCAAATCACTTCGAACCACCCTCCCCTCGTCcgaatcatcctccactcGACCAGGTGCAATCCTCCTATCAGGGTACAACTTCGGTACCGGTTCCTCCCGTGAACAGGCAGCCACAGCAATTAAGAACGCCGGTATACCCCTGGTGATCTGCGGTTCATTCGGTGATATCTTCAAGAGGAATTCCATCAATAACGGTCTCATCTTGGTAGAATCGCCAAGTCTGATCAAAGAGATGACTGAACGATTTGCCAAAGATGGAGTAAGGGGTAAAGGAGGAAAGGACGGGAAATTGACGGTCGTACCGCAGGATTGGAAGATCAAGGTTGATACGAGACGTGGGAAGGTTACTGTGTCtatgggtggggagggggagaagacGTATAGCGCTGCGAAGGTTGGGAGGAGTGTACAGGAGTTGTGGGTTAAtgggggattggagggatttATCAGGGCGTCTTTGTAG
- a CDS encoding chitin synthase export chaperone, whose product MSHSFKFGSFDYFCEHAALVVCPLVGSSQGTMATCYSRNVQLGSQIIFQPATCFVHIAALAMTIIMLLHVRSKYTAVGRKEIVTFFYMYMFVELLAIFLDSAIIPTAHAVYPWFTAVYAGAVGALYWCILINGFVGFQLYEDGTPISLWFLRLSCLAIWGICFFVSIATFKQFASFSFEKPVGLFVTYLVFPAVCAVIYFVSQLLLVVRTLDDRWVVGDLVFMAGFYVCGILLLLAFSVTICDKVNHYVDGVFFFSMAMLLTVMMIYKYWDSITKEDLEFSVGSKAAVWEVKDPLMAGGSEYYPEDDTQSSYRGAGGSLVGGMGGNNYYGNYPAQSYGQQGYSQQGYSGGGAGYGVNQQYGGGHY is encoded by the exons atgTCACACAGCTTCAAGTTCGGCTCATTCGACTACTTCTGTGAACATGCCGCGTTGGTAGTATGTCCCCTTGTGGGTTCGTCCCAGGGGACGATGGCGACTTGTTATAGTAGGAACGTGCAGCTGGGTTCGCagatcatctttcaacctg CAACCTGCTTCGTCCACATCGCAGCTTTGGCAATGACGATCATCATGTTATTACACGTTCGATCGAAGTACACCGCGGTAGGGAGGAAAGAAATCGTGACGTTCTTCTACATGTACATGTTTGTGGAATTATTGGCCATATTCTTGGACTCTGCTATTATCCCTACTGCTCATGCTGTTTATCCG TGGTTCACCGCTGTCTATGCTGGGGCGGTCGGAGCATTGTATTGGTGTATCCTCATCAATGGTTTCGTAGGATTCCAGTTGTATGAGGATGGTACACCTATAAGTTTATGG TTCCTTCGTCTATCCTGCCTCGCCATTTGGGGTatctgcttcttcgtctccATAGCGACATTCAAGCAATTCGCTTCGTTCTCATTCGAGAAACCCGTCGGACTATTCGTCACCTACCTGGTTTTCCCCGCTGTATGCGCGGTGATTTACTTCGTCTCGCAACTTTTATTAGTGGTTAGAACCTTGGATGATCGATGG GTTGTCGGCGATCTCGTCTTCATGGCTGGTTTCTACGTTTGCGGTATTCTGTTGTTACTCGCCTTTAGCGTTACTATCTGCGACAAGGTCAACCACTATGTCGATGGGG tattcttcttctcgatgGCCATGCTCTTGACTGTTATGATGATTTACAAATACTGGGATT CGATTACCAAGGAAGATCTCGAATTCTCAGTTGGATCCAAAGCTGCCGTTTGGGAAGTCAAAGATCCACTTATGGCT GGCGGATCTGAATACTACCCCGAGGACGATACTCAATCATCTTACCGAGGCGCAGGAGGCTCGTTGGTAGGTGGTATGGGAGGAAACAACTATTACGGTAATTACCCAGCTCAGTCTTATGGTCAACAAGGATATAGCCAGCAAGGATacagtggtggtggtgcggGATATGGGGTCAATCAACAGTATGGTGGAGGACATTACTAG
- a CDS encoding 2,3-bisphosphoglycerate-independent phosphoglycerate mutase, whose amino-acid sequence MSTRPAASPEKAQDAKKQKTEDVQVKKKVCLIVHDGWGLSDNEKGNAIFHGDTTHMDAIRDKHNFVELEAHGLAVGLKEGLMGNSEVGHLNIGAGRIVWQDIVKIDQSIKKDEFQNQPAIVDAMKHAKSNSGRLHLLGLISDGGVHSHIQHLFALLRVAKKHEIPHVYIHFFGDGRDTAPKSATKYIGQLQDYIKEIGIGEISTVVGRYYAMDRDKRWDRVKIAVEGLVDGKGDKTSQEELIKTVESGYENGITDEFIKPIISGSEDSRIKKGDTLFMFNYRSDRMREITSVLGLPDKPMEVNVPEDLNITTMSKYNAEFPFNIAFPPQGMTNVLAEWLGKQGVKQCHIAETEKYAHVTFFFNGGVEKQFENESREMIPSPKVATYDKQPEMSVQGVADKVAEVVKSDKFEFVMCNFAPPDMVGHTGDYEAAVKAITATDKAVKTVYDACEEAGYVLCVTADHGNAEQMLDPNTGNPHTAHTTNHVPFIVTGDKGSLEVDGEQGALADVAPTILAILGLSQPEEMTGRSLLAKQ is encoded by the exons ATGTCAACTAGACCAGCTGCATCTCCCGAGAAAGCACAAGATGCTAAAAAGCAAAAGACCGAGGATGTTCaggtgaaga AGAAGGTCTGTTTGAT CGTCCACGACGGATGGGGTCTCTCAGATAACGAAAAGGGCAATGCCATCTTCCACGGAGATACCACCCACATGGACGCTATAAGGGATAAGCACAACTTTGTAGAGCTCGAGGCGCACGGGCTGGCGGTGgggttgaaagagggtttgaTGGGTAACTCTGAAGTTGG CCACTTGAACATTGGTGCTGGTAGGATTGTATGGCAAGATATCGTCAAGATTGATCAAT CAATCAAGAAAGACGAATTCCAAAACCAACCCGCCATCGTCGACGCGATGAAACACGCCAAATCCAACTCCGGCCGACTCCACCTCCTAGGTCTAATCTCAGATGGAGGTGTCCACTCGCACATCCAACACCTCTTCGCTCTCCTACGAGTAGCAAAGAAACACGAGATCCCCCACGTTTACATCCATTTCTTCGGTGATGGACGGGACACCGCCCCTAAATCCGCTACCAAGTATATCGGCCAACTGCAAGATTACATCAAGGAAATTGGGATTGGAGAGATCTCTACTGTTGTTGGTAGATATTACGCCATGGACAGAGATAAGAGATGGGATAGAGTGAAGATTGCCGTCgaggggttggtggatgGGAAAGGTGATAAGACCTCTCAGGAGGAGTTGATCAAGACTGTTGAGAGCGGGtatgagaatggtattaCGGATGAGTTTATCAAGCCTATTATTTCTGGGTCGGAGGATTCGAGGATCAAGA AGGGAGACACTCTCTTCATGTTCAACTACCGATCCGACCGAATGAGAGAAATCACGTCTGTCCTTGGTCTTCCTGACAAGCCCATGGAAGTCAACGTTCCTGAGGatttg AACATCACTACCATGTCCAAGTACAATGCCGAATTCCCATTCAACATCGCTTTCCCCCCTCAGGGAATGACCAATGTCTTGGCTGAATGGTTAGGTAAACAAGGTGTCAAGCAATGTCACATCGCTG AAACCGAAAAATACGCCCAcgtcactttcttcttcaacggTGGTGTTGAGAAACAGTTCGAGAACGAATCGAGAGAAATGATTCCATCACCTAAAGTCGCTACCTACGATAAACAACCTGAGATGTCTGTCCAGGGTGTAGCAGACAAGGTTGCTGAGGTGGTCAAATCTGACAAATTCGAATTTGTTATGTGTAACTTTGCTCCTCCTGATATG GTCGGTCACACCGGTGATTACGAGGCTGCCGTCAAAGCTATCACCGCTACAGACAAAGCCGTCAAGACAGTATACGACGCATGTGAAGAAGCTGGTTACGTGTTGTGCGTAACTGCCGATCACGGTAATGCTGAGCAGATGTTGGACCCTAACACTGGTAACCCCCACACTGCCCACACTACCA ACCACGTTCCATTCATCGTTACTGGCGATAAAGGTTCGCTCGAAGTCGATGGTGAACAAGGTGCTCTTGCCGATGTGGCTCCTACCATCTTGGCCATCTTGGGTCTCTCTCAACCcgagg AAATGACCGGTCGATCTCTCCTTGCTAAGCAATAA